A stretch of Cicer arietinum cultivar CDC Frontier isolate Library 1 chromosome 5, Cicar.CDCFrontier_v2.0, whole genome shotgun sequence DNA encodes these proteins:
- the LOC101504073 gene encoding FCS-Like Zinc finger 10, translating into MLRKRSRSIQKDQHNMGHVTNTDGVNSDNYSQSHALGRNIKGNSIFNVPCLFVGLGPKGLLDSDSVRSPTSPLDTKVLSNLGNPVIRNQKSSLFEGNQRSWDCCKVGLGIVESLEDCDCSRICGKILQSPESKSISLSSQMMIKNLICQTCLDSFESSKSLPKEFCKVVPDTQNGSVIHNGESNVLFEIGETSLERDESFGRTRSFSLESCNPLKVNSGLSTSKTDSHIDDFAVKDVRFQDSSPPHFIGGSQNSNISPPSELKSNGVLICSSNEILKSLSASEIELSEDYTCVISHGPNPKTTHIFGDCILETHPDVFVKNHFKNEENEKEKEKEKENGVTLIGNNRLQIPNQYPSSAFLSFCHHCNKKLDEGKDIYIYRGEKAFCSLTCRAMEIMIDEEREKSNTHCDENSPKPKLGEQIFETGIPTTTT; encoded by the exons ATGCTGAGGAAGAGAAGCAGGTCaatccaaaaggatcaacacAACATGGGTCATGTGACAAATACTGATGGTGTTAATTCTGATAACTATTCTCAATCTCATGCTTTAGGGAGAAATATTAAaggaaattcaatttttaatgttcCTTGTTTGTTTGTGGGTTTAGGTCCTAAAGGGTTGTTGGATTCTGATTCAGTTAGAAGTCCAACTTCTCCTTTAGATACTAAAGTTCTTTCAAATTTAGGTAACCCTGTTATTAGGAACCAAAAATCATCACTTTTTGAGGGGAATCAAAGGAGTTGGGATTGTTGCAAAGTTGGTTTAGGTATTGTTGAATCTTTGGAAGATTGTGACTGTTCTAGGATTTGTGGCAAAATTCTTCAATCACCTGAGAGTAAGAGCATTAGTCTTAGTTCTCAAATGATgataaaaaacctaatttgtcAAACTTGTTTGGATTCTTTTGAGTCATCTAAGTCTTTGCCTAAGGAATTTTGTAAGGTTGTGCCTGATACTCAAAATGGATCTGTTATCCATAATGGTGAATCCAATGTCCTTTTTGAGATTGGAGAAACTAGCCTAGAGCGTGATGAATCATTTGGGAGAACCAGGTCCTTTTCATTGGAATCATGCAATCCTTTGAAAGTTAACTCTGGATTATCTACTTCCAAAACTGATTCACACATTGATGATTTTGCTGTGAAAGATGTAAGATTTCAAGATAGCTCACCTCCTCATTTTATTGGAGGAAGCCAGAACTCAAATATTTCCCCACCGTCTGAGTTGAAATCGAACGGTGTTTTGATATGCTCTTCCAATGAAATTTTGAAGTCTCTATCAGCTAGTGAGATTGAGCTTTCTGAGGATTATACATGTGTGATTTCACATGGTCCTAATCCAAAAACAACTCATATTTTTGGTGATTGTATCTTGGAAACTCACCCTGAtgtatttgttaaaaaccatttTAAGAATGAAGAGAATGAGAAGGAGAAGGAGAAGGAGAAGGAGAATGGAGTGACCCTGATTGGTAACAACAGGTTACAGATTCCTAACCAATATCCTTCTAGTGCCTTCTTAAGTTTCTGCCACCATTGCAACAAGAAACTCGATGAGGGGAAGGACATTTATATCTATAG AGGTGAAAAAGCATTTTGCAGTTTAACTTGCCGTGCAATGGAGATTATGATTGATGAGGAACGAGAGAAGTCCAACACTCATTGTGATGAGAACTCTCCAAAGCCAAAACTCGGTGAGCAAATTTTTGAAACAGGAATCCCAACCACAACTACATAA